A window from Telopea speciosissima isolate NSW1024214 ecotype Mountain lineage chromosome 8, Tspe_v1, whole genome shotgun sequence encodes these proteins:
- the LOC122671020 gene encoding uncharacterized protein LOC122671020: MQRDLTDSTVPRNAGVGLGNSLLACKSVLQGIVKLQDSDALDMSTSYRSFSSKLNVCWGWIFVVLGSVSFLGFFYAAILSKLLPPSGNQIMSAIQNDRYYCLLVPLTLPVLVVAVYFHWLSMKLFKHA; the protein is encoded by the exons ATGCAGCGTGACCTGACTGATTCAACAGTCCCGAGGAATGCGGGTGTGGGATTAGGGAATTCTCTTCTTGCCTGCAAAAGTGTACTGCAGGGAATTGTGAAACTTCAG GATTCTGATGCATTGGATATGTCAACTTCATACCGGTCCTTTAGTTCTAAACTAAATGTATGCTGGGGTTGGATCTTTGTTGTACTTGGCTCTGTCtcctttttgggtttcttttatgCTGCTATCTTATCCAAGCTCCTTCCACCATCTGGAAATCAGATCATGTCAGCCATTCAAAATGACAG GTACTACTGCTTATTGGTACCCTTGACACTCCCTGTGCTCGTAGTTGCTGTTTATTTCCATTGGCTTAGTATGAAACTCTTCAAGCATGcttga
- the LOC122672508 gene encoding GDSL esterase/lipase 7-like: MQENTAKTFSMSLLSLCLLPFLFQAKCSSPLAPALYIFGDSLTDSGNNNVLNTLAKVNYKPYGIDFPDGPTGRFTNGNTFVDFLAQFLGLPDVPPYLGLSVAQKSSTITGMNYASGSAGILRETGTALGNIVLVLN, translated from the exons ATGCAGGAAAACACGGCTAAGACCTTTTCCATGTCCCTTCTCTCACTTTGCctacttccttttctcttccagGCAAAGTGCTCAAGTCCCCTTGCCCCGGCTCTTTACATATTTGGAGATTCACTTACAGATAGTGGCAACAATAATGTCCTCAACACACTTGCAAAAGTGAACTATAAACCATATGGCATAGACTTCCCGGACGGTCCAACAGGCAGATTCACCAATGGCAACACTTTTGTAGATTTTCTAG CTCAATTTCTTGGGTTACCTGATGTTCCTCCATACTTGGGTCTTTCAGTGGCTCAAAAGAGCAGTACAATAACCGGAATGAATTATGCATCGGGATCGGCTGGCATCCTCCGAGAAACAGGAACTGCATTAGGAAACATAGTGTTAGTATTAAATTGA
- the LOC122670534 gene encoding uncharacterized protein LOC122670534, whose product MATEEKREEEEQQTTKLPSPAELKGKVEEQYRKIREHAETYPYVWASYIFVYGGLALWTTYRWRKLRKTEDRVRALQERLRKLVEAEESANSAAPSIDRATPDKPFKK is encoded by the exons ATGGCCactgaagagaagagagaagaagaagaacagcaaACGACGAAGCTGCCATCACCAGCTGAATTGAAGGGAAAGGTAGAAGAACAGTATCGGAAGATCAGAGAACACGCAGAGACTTACCCTTACGTTTGGGCTTCTTACATCTTCGTCTATGGTGGACTCGCCTTATGGACCACTTATAGATGGAGAAAGCTTCGGAAGACTGAGGATAGGGTTCGAGCCCTCCAAGAGAGACTCCGAAAGCTCGTTGAAGCCGAAGAATCTGCAAACTCAGCGGCTCCATCGATCGATAGAGCAACGCCTGATAAACCCTTCAAGAAATG A